In Castanea sativa cultivar Marrone di Chiusa Pesio chromosome 6, ASM4071231v1, a single window of DNA contains:
- the LOC142639838 gene encoding uncharacterized protein LOC142639838: MKLQGVLNEIICRAFPTTLKGPTRIWFSRLAPNSIGTFKELSAQFASHFIRGHRYKKSTMYLMSIKQRKDETLRSYIARFNKEALSIDEADDKILVAAFTNDLRKGKLLFSFYKNDPKTMSNVLYRATKYMNVEDALLARKEKPKKRKRQEDAQQDKGQKMTRTGDLREDRRSKPFTVRFTNFTPLTTPIDQVLMQIQDNTTLTWPSKLKGDPSKRSRDKYCCFHRDHDHDTSKCYDLKQQIKALIKQGKLQ, encoded by the coding sequence ATGAAATTACAAGGTGTTCTAAACGAGATTATATGCCGAGCTTTCCCAACTACATTGAAAGGTCCCACCAGGATATGGTTTAGCAGATTGGCACCCAACTCCATCGGCACCTTCAAAGAGCTAAGTGCGCAGTTTGCATCGCACTTCATAAGGGGGCACAGGTACAAGAAATCCACTATGTACCTAATGAGCATCAAGCAACGAAAAGACGAGACGTTGCGGTCCTACATAGCACGTTTCAACAAAGAAGCTCTTTCGATAGACGAAGctgatgacaagatacttgttgCTGCATTTACCAATGATCTACGGAAAGGGAagcttttgttttccttttataagAACGACCCAAAGACCATGTCAAATGTACTTTATCGGGCTACTAAGTACATGAACGTAGAGGATGCATTACTGGCTCGAAAGGAGAAACCTAAGAAGAGGAAAAGGCAAGAAGATGCACAGCAGGATAAGGGACAGAAGATGACTAGAACCGGAGACCTACGGGAGGATAGGCGCTCCAAACCCTTTACTGTAAGGTTCACCAACTTCACCCCACTGACTACCCCGATTGATCAGGTATTGATGCAGATCCAGGACAATACAACCTTGACGTGGCCtagcaagttgaagggagatcccagtAAGAGGTCTAGAGACAAGTATTGCTGCTTTCATCGAGATCACGATCACGACACATCTAAGTgctatgacttgaagcagcagattaaGGCCCTTATCAAACAAGGAAAACTACAATGA